Proteins from a single region of Belliella baltica DSM 15883:
- a CDS encoding YceI family protein, translated as MSTTATKWVIDPTHSEVSFKVKHLVISTVTGYFRKFEGSAESTSDDFQGAKVSFSADIDSIDTNQADRDGHLKSDDFFNAAQYPKLSFSGVIEGDKLKGDLTIREVTQAVELDVELGGVAGDPYGQTKAGFEIEGKISRKDFNLKWNAVTEAGSVVVSDAVRIILSVQLVKQ; from the coding sequence ATGAGCACTACAGCAACAAAATGGGTTATTGACCCAACTCACTCAGAAGTATCATTTAAAGTAAAACACTTAGTAATTTCTACAGTAACAGGATATTTCAGGAAATTTGAAGGTTCAGCTGAATCTACTTCTGATGATTTCCAAGGAGCAAAAGTATCTTTCTCAGCAGACATCGATAGTATCGATACAAATCAAGCTGATAGAGATGGTCACTTGAAATCTGACGATTTTTTCAATGCAGCTCAATATCCAAAATTATCTTTCTCAGGAGTTATCGAAGGCGATAAATTGAAAGGTGACCTGACTATCAGAGAAGTGACTCAAGCCGTTGAATTGGATGTTGAGCTTGGTGGTGTAGCAGGTGATCCTTACGGTCAAACTAAAGCTGGGTTTGAAATCGAAGGTAAAATTAGCAGAAAAGATTTTAATTTGAAGTGGAATGCAGTAACAGAAGCTGGTTCTGTAGTCGTTTCTGACGCAGTTAGAATCATTTTGAGTGTTCAGTTGGTAAAACAATAA
- a CDS encoding ring-cleaving dioxygenase has translation MSALITGIHHITAIAGNAQKNVDFYTGILGLRLVKKTINFDAPDVYHFYFGDELGTPGTVFTTFPFDGARKGTKGTGEMTYTAFSISEDALPYWIERLKKYNIPTSDVLTRFGEKLIRFEDHDGMGIELIANDNDERKGWTYGFIPNEHVIKGFYGATLNLKAKELTEKLLTQFMDYKFIAEEEGRFRYGTAGKPGDIVDIVLDKNGRQGVQSAGTVHHIAFRTANSASQLEVQQILINNGYHVTEVKDRNYFTSIYFREPGGVLFEIATDEPGFAIDEDEAHLGELLKLPDWAEQHRDKIEPKLAKVQLNVEKYV, from the coding sequence ATGTCAGCACTTATCACAGGTATTCATCACATCACGGCAATAGCTGGAAATGCTCAAAAAAATGTGGATTTCTACACAGGAATTCTTGGATTGAGATTAGTTAAGAAGACAATCAACTTCGATGCTCCGGACGTTTACCATTTTTACTTTGGAGATGAGCTTGGCACTCCTGGGACAGTTTTTACAACTTTCCCTTTTGATGGAGCTAGGAAAGGAACCAAAGGAACTGGTGAAATGACTTACACAGCTTTTTCAATTTCTGAAGATGCTCTGCCCTATTGGATAGAAAGATTAAAGAAATACAATATTCCCACATCAGATGTATTGACACGTTTTGGTGAAAAATTGATTCGATTTGAAGATCATGATGGAATGGGTATAGAGTTGATCGCTAATGATAATGATGAAAGGAAAGGATGGACCTATGGTTTTATCCCAAATGAACATGTGATAAAAGGTTTCTACGGAGCGACCCTAAATCTTAAAGCAAAAGAACTTACAGAAAAGTTGCTCACCCAATTTATGGATTATAAATTCATAGCTGAGGAAGAGGGTCGCTTCCGTTATGGAACTGCAGGTAAGCCTGGTGATATTGTAGATATCGTCTTGGACAAAAATGGTCGTCAAGGAGTACAGAGTGCCGGGACCGTCCACCACATTGCTTTCAGAACAGCGAATTCAGCGTCTCAATTGGAGGTTCAACAAATCCTAATCAATAATGGCTATCATGTGACGGAAGTAAAAGATAGAAACTATTTTACGTCCATTTACTTCAGGGAGCCAGGTGGGGTTTTGTTTGAAATAGCAACCGATGAACCTGGCTTTGCTATTGATGAAGATGAAGCACATTTGGGAGAATTGCTCAAATTACCTGATTGGGCGGAGCAGCATAGAGACAAGATCGAACCAAAATTAGCCAAAGTTCAATTAAATGTAGAGAAATATGTCTGA
- a CDS encoding alpha/beta hydrolase translates to MSDTKREGKPISEAKKVAIMLHGRGASADSIIGLQNYLDLEDFAILAPQAVGNTWYPYSFMAPDQNNEPSLTHALHSVEELVEEVTSAGISSNQIYFIGFSQGACLSLEYASRNAKKYGGVIAFTGGLIGEKINHSNYSGTFSGTPIFIGSSHKDMHVPLSRIEESVEIMEKMGAATKTLIFQDTNHTIRQEEIDWVNVNILSKN, encoded by the coding sequence ATGTCTGATACCAAAAGAGAAGGAAAGCCAATAAGCGAAGCTAAAAAAGTTGCAATAATGCTTCATGGCAGAGGAGCATCGGCTGATAGTATTATAGGACTTCAGAATTACCTTGATTTGGAAGATTTTGCGATTTTGGCACCGCAAGCAGTTGGGAATACTTGGTATCCGTATAGCTTTATGGCTCCCGATCAAAACAACGAGCCTTCATTGACGCATGCTTTGCACTCAGTAGAAGAATTGGTAGAAGAAGTTACTTCAGCTGGAATTTCATCTAATCAAATCTATTTTATAGGATTTTCGCAGGGCGCATGTCTTTCATTGGAGTATGCATCTAGAAATGCCAAAAAATATGGAGGGGTAATAGCTTTCACAGGAGGTTTGATTGGAGAAAAAATCAATCATTCAAATTACTCAGGTACATTCTCAGGAACACCAATTTTCATAGGTTCTAGCCATAAAGATATGCACGTACCTTTGTCTAGGATCGAAGAATCGGTAGAGATCATGGAAAAAATGGGTGCTGCCACCAAAACATTGATCTTTCAAGATACAAACCATACAATTCGACAGGAAGAGATTGATTGGGTAAATGTCAATATCCTATCAAAAAATTAA